From the genome of Mya arenaria isolate MELC-2E11 chromosome 5, ASM2691426v1:
CACCGAAATTTAGTCGTAAGCTCACGTTCTAATAATGACTGCCATCCTTAACAGAATGAGGTAATAGCACTTAAACGTAGTAActataaatattgcatataaacacacataagCTAGGTTTGCTGAACTAAAGTGATAATAGTTTCGGACGTCTTTGTCCTGCGCTTTGTTGCTCCACCCCTCTTGGTTGGCGCCGACAGAACGGGCGCCTTGAATCTCACAGATTTCTCAGCGCGACTGCCGTGTTCTGACTCTTTACGCGCGCGGCCGTCGTCGGATATCATTTCCGATGAGCGGTGGTGAATGTTAATCTCCGCCAAGGTGTGCTCCTGTCGATCCTGGCTCTTCCCCTTCCGCATCAAGGCCATCTGAGTAATGAACGGCGTCCCTATGTCCTCCTCATCGCTGTCATCTGTATGGACGTCTTTGCCTCTTTTCTTTGGCAACGGAAGTGATTTGTGGCTCTGCTCATCAATATCAGACTGAGCGGCAGACTCTAGCTTAGGTTTGTGAAACTCGTACCCTTTTTGGAGTTCAGAAACTTCCCGCTGTGTGAGTTTGGcgtacggacggacggtgcTCTGAAACTCCGGCTTCGCGTCGGCCGCGTCTTCCCAGACGTTTTTCTTCCTTCTTGGCTTTACCGTGAATGCATCGATGGTGGTGAGGGTGGACGGCGTTCGTGCCCTTGAGCGCAACTGCCGCATGTAACTCGGCTTTTCCTCGTCCACCGTCGTCGGATAACCGTGAACGTCTTTTTCTGACTTCATTGAAAACGCCTTTCTAACAACGTCTGGTGAAGCCGGTCGCTCCACTAAAATAATTGGGTCGTGGTTTAGTACAGAgctatttttcacaaaacatttcatcttaTTGTTTATCTGCGCTTCCATCCTCCGTATTTCTGAGTTTATCTTCCTTAAGTGAGAGTTCAACATTTTGTCAGATTTTGAGTTCACGGAGACGAGGCAGTCCCCGAACCTGCTGACGCCCGGGTTACGCGCGGCGTCCATCGCACGTTCACGTTCCATGAGCGCGCGCCTTGACGTCATCGTCCCCATCCGCATTTCGCGTTCAAGTTTCCTGTAATATATAAACCTTGTTATTAAATATGGGACAGAACTAAGTAATGCCGTAGTCCTGTTTAGCAGTAAATACtatcttaaaacaaattaacagtGTATTTGAAGGTGCTGAATTTGTATTTGGTAGTCAAGTTTAAGTGGGGACGTAGTTattctaaatgtaaaatgtcGTCACAGTGTGtcataataacattataaaaaaaccATTGAGTGCAAATCACATCCATACGAAACACGATGTTTAAGCAAGCATTATGATGTATTGGGTTTTTACCAGTTGTTATAAGCACAAAATCAATGTACACAAACACCATCAACTCACATGCACA
Proteins encoded in this window:
- the LOC128235037 gene encoding uncharacterized protein LOC128235037 isoform X1, whose product is MASTSVQPVIRDVDKGTTPQRKLEREMRMGTMTSRRALMERERAMDAARNPGVSRFGDCLVSVNSKSDKMLNSHLRKINSEIRRMEAQINNKMKCFVKNSSVLNHDPIILVERPASPDVVRKAFSMKSEKDVHGYPTTVDEEKPSYMRQLRSRARTPSTLTTIDAFTVKPRRKKNVWEDAADAKPEFQSTVRPYAKLTQREVSELQKGYEFHKPKLESAAQSDIDEQSHKSLPLPKKRGKDVHTDDSDEEDIGTPFITQMALMRKGKSQDRQEHTLAEINIHHRSSEMISDDGRARKESEHGSRAEKSVRFKAPVLSAPTKRGGATKRRTKTSETIITLVQQT
- the LOC128235037 gene encoding uncharacterized protein LOC128235037 isoform X2 translates to MARKLEREMRMGTMTSRRALMERERAMDAARNPGVSRFGDCLVSVNSKSDKMLNSHLRKINSEIRRMEAQINNKMKCFVKNSSVLNHDPIILVERPASPDVVRKAFSMKSEKDVHGYPTTVDEEKPSYMRQLRSRARTPSTLTTIDAFTVKPRRKKNVWEDAADAKPEFQSTVRPYAKLTQREVSELQKGYEFHKPKLESAAQSDIDEQSHKSLPLPKKRGKDVHTDDSDEEDIGTPFITQMALMRKGKSQDRQEHTLAEINIHHRSSEMISDDGRARKESEHGSRAEKSVRFKAPVLSAPTKRGGATKRRTKTSETIITLVQQT